One genomic region from Nitrospirae bacterium YQR-1 encodes:
- the pyrR gene encoding bifunctional pyr operon transcriptional regulator/uracil phosphoribosyltransferase PyrR has translation MKRELLSKQDITRVLLRIAHEIAERNKGCEGLCLVGIQSGGVDLAKRLAAAIKNIEDTVVPVAALDISFYRDDLNIKKTHPVVKKTDMPFDITDKKIVLVDDVIYTGRSIRAALDALMDLGRPAAVQLAVLIDRGHRELPIRADYVGKNIPTSKTEQIKVLLQERGHDEDSVVIQRVE, from the coding sequence ATGAAGCGTGAACTTTTAAGTAAACAAGACATCACCAGAGTCCTGTTGCGTATAGCGCACGAGATAGCAGAGAGAAATAAGGGCTGTGAGGGACTCTGCCTGGTGGGAATTCAGAGCGGTGGTGTTGACCTTGCTAAAAGGCTTGCCGCTGCTATTAAAAACATAGAGGATACCGTAGTGCCTGTTGCCGCCCTTGATATATCCTTTTACCGCGATGACCTCAATATCAAAAAAACACATCCTGTAGTTAAAAAAACAGACATGCCGTTTGATATAACAGATAAGAAAATTGTTTTGGTTGATGACGTCATATACACAGGGCGTTCGATTCGTGCAGCACTGGATGCTCTCATGGACCTCGGACGGCCTGCCGCCGTGCAACTGGCCGTATTGATAGACAGAGGGCACAGGGAATTACCCATCAGAGCCGACTACGTTGGAAAAAACATCCCAACCTCTAAAACCGAGCAAATAAAAGTTCTTCTTCAGGAACGCGGCCATGATGAGGACTCCGTGGTAATTCAACGAGTTGAATAG